A section of the Gloeobacter violaceus PCC 7421 genome encodes:
- a CDS encoding CHAT domain-containing tetratricopeptide repeat protein, whose translation MLLPVSLRCTARRWACALSLVASLGLVCPRSAWTQPATAEAPGGELAEAARLDEQGVQLREAGRYKEAQPLAEQALATREKALGPEHPEVAKSLNNLALLYTERGEYAEAEPLFRRALAIREKAFGPEHPEMAKSLNNLALLYSERGEYAEAEPLFRRALAIREKAFGPEHPEVAKNLNNLALLYSERGEYAEAEPLHKRALAIEEKAFGPEHQKMAVGLGNLALLYYRWGEYAEAEPLFKRTLAILEKAFGPEHPRVAVSLNNLANLYDRQGENAEAERLHKRTLAIWEKAFGPEHPRVAVSLSNLALLHQERGEYTEAEPLFKRALAIKEKTLGLEHPDTVNSFVYLANLYRERGEYTEAEPLYKRALALWEKAFGTQHPKMATGLYNLALLRLRQDRPDDARQALRQALDIQEHNLALNLPAAAQQRNHAYLASLKDTADLALWLHLHRLRDDPEAARLAFSTALGRKGRVLEEATLALARLRRRLPPERQQPLQRLAAARTQLATLVLQNSVTLPPEQYRTRVSELRTQVRQLEDNLADAGAGLRALTRPLTLQAVQQALPKDAALVEFVLYRPFEPKAAGPAQRFGPPRYAAYLLPAVGPPRGVDLGEAKQIDALIRYWRSWLLDPTSPGTGRADKLARQLHQKLLAPLQGNPGVKHLFLAPDGQLNTMPFAALVAQDGRSLLQRYALTYLVSGRELPRLEQAAPAPRSGPLVLGGPDFARAAAGPPLASRPAAERRATGESTGAAAARWGENLRSAALTGFTVRPLPGAEREARAVARLLGIPSTRLLTGALATENALKAARSPALLHLATHGFFLQERDTRGEAEAQEPLLRSGVALAGFNARSSGSEDGVLTALEAQGLDLEGTELAVLSACESGVGLVLGGEGVQGLRRALALAGTRSQVLTLWQVEDRTTAKLMERFYRGLVAGLGRSEALRQAQLAVAAQQGRAHPYWWGSFTASGDWRSVRLSKLGG comes from the coding sequence CGGCAGAAGCACCGGGCGGGGAGCTGGCAGAAGCCGCACGGCTGGACGAGCAGGGAGTCCAGCTGCGGGAAGCGGGCCGGTACAAAGAGGCCCAGCCGTTGGCCGAACAAGCCCTGGCCACGCGGGAAAAAGCCCTGGGGCCGGAGCACCCGGAGGTGGCGAAGAGCCTCAACAACCTGGCCCTCCTGTACACAGAGCGGGGCGAGTACGCTGAGGCCGAGCCGCTTTTCAGGCGCGCTTTGGCTATCCGGGAGAAAGCCTTCGGGCCGGAGCACCCGGAGATGGCGAAGAGCCTCAACAACTTGGCCCTCCTGTACTCCGAGCGGGGCGAGTACGCTGAGGCCGAGCCGCTTTTCAGGCGCGCTTTGGCTATCCGGGAGAAAGCCTTCGGGCCGGAGCACCCGGAGGTGGCGAAGAACCTCAACAACTTGGCCCTCCTGTACTCCGAGCGGGGCGAGTACGCCGAGGCCGAGCCGCTCCACAAGCGCGCCCTGGCCATTGAGGAAAAAGCTTTCGGACCGGAACACCAGAAAATGGCCGTGGGCCTCGGCAATCTGGCCCTCCTGTACTACCGCTGGGGCGAGTACGCCGAAGCCGAGCCGCTGTTCAAGCGCACGCTGGCCATTTTGGAGAAAGCTTTCGGACCGGAACACCCGAGGGTGGCCGTGAGCCTCAACAACCTGGCCAACCTGTATGACCGTCAAGGCGAGAACGCCGAGGCTGAGCGGCTCCACAAGCGCACGCTGGCCATCTGGGAGAAAGCTTTCGGACCGGAGCACCCGAGGGTGGCCGTGAGCCTCAGCAACCTGGCCCTCCTGCACCAGGAACGGGGTGAGTACACCGAGGCCGAGCCGCTGTTCAAGCGCGCCCTGGCAATCAAAGAGAAAACCCTCGGACTGGAGCACCCCGATACAGTCAACAGCTTCGTCTACCTGGCCAACCTGTACCGGGAACGGGGCGAGTACACCGAGGCCGAGCCGCTGTACAAGCGCGCCCTGGCCCTCTGGGAGAAAGCCTTCGGGACTCAGCACCCGAAGATGGCCACCGGCCTCTACAACTTGGCCCTCCTGCGCCTACGGCAAGACCGACCCGACGACGCCCGACAGGCCCTTCGACAGGCCCTCGACATCCAGGAGCACAACCTCGCCCTCAACCTCCCCGCCGCCGCCCAACAGCGCAACCACGCCTACCTCGCCTCCCTCAAGGACACCGCCGACCTCGCCCTCTGGCTCCACCTCCACCGCCTGCGCGACGACCCCGAGGCCGCCCGCCTCGCCTTTTCCACCGCCCTCGGCCGCAAAGGGCGGGTGCTGGAGGAGGCCACCCTTGCCCTCGCCCGCCTGCGCCGCCGCCTGCCTCCCGAGCGCCAACAGCCGCTGCAGCGGTTGGCCGCCGCCCGGACCCAACTGGCCACCCTCGTCCTTCAAAACTCCGTCACCTTGCCCCCCGAGCAATACCGGACCCGGGTGAGCGAACTGCGTACCCAGGTCCGCCAACTGGAGGACAACCTGGCCGACGCGGGTGCCGGTCTGCGCGCCCTCACCCGCCCGCTCACCCTGCAGGCGGTTCAGCAGGCCCTTCCCAAAGATGCTGCCCTCGTCGAGTTCGTGCTCTACCGCCCCTTCGAGCCGAAGGCGGCCGGCCCTGCCCAACGCTTCGGCCCGCCGCGCTACGCCGCCTACCTGCTGCCGGCGGTGGGTCCGCCCCGCGGCGTCGACCTGGGGGAAGCCAAACAGATAGACGCGCTCATCCGCTACTGGCGCTCCTGGTTGCTCGACCCCACTTCTCCCGGCACCGGCCGGGCTGACAAGCTCGCCCGCCAGCTCCACCAAAAACTCCTCGCTCCTCTGCAGGGCAACCCGGGAGTCAAGCACCTGTTCCTCGCCCCCGACGGCCAGCTCAACACTATGCCCTTCGCCGCCCTCGTCGCCCAGGACGGGCGCTCTTTGCTGCAGCGGTACGCCCTCACTTACCTCGTCTCCGGTCGCGAACTGCCCCGGCTTGAACAGGCTGCACCGGCTCCCCGGTCCGGTCCGCTGGTGCTGGGCGGGCCGGACTTCGCCCGCGCCGCTGCCGGCCCACCGCTTGCGTCCCGACCCGCCGCCGAGAGGCGTGCGACCGGGGAGAGCACCGGGGCGGCGGCGGCGCGCTGGGGAGAGAACCTGCGCTCCGCCGCCCTGACGGGCTTCACCGTCCGACCGCTGCCCGGGGCGGAGCGGGAAGCCAGGGCCGTCGCCCGGTTGCTGGGCATTCCCTCCACCCGACTGCTCACCGGGGCGCTGGCCACCGAGAACGCCCTCAAGGCCGCCCGTTCCCCCGCCCTGCTGCACCTGGCCACCCACGGCTTCTTCCTCCAGGAGCGGGACACCAGAGGTGAGGCGGAGGCGCAGGAGCCGCTCTTGCGCTCCGGGGTGGCCCTGGCCGGCTTCAACGCCCGCTCCTCCGGCTCCGAAGACGGCGTGCTCACTGCCCTCGAAGCCCAGGGGCTCGACCTGGAGGGCACCGAACTGGCGGTGCTGTCGGCCTGCGAGAGCGGGGTGGGACTGGTGCTGGGTGGCGAGGGGGTGCAGGGGCTGAGGCGGGCGCTGGCACTGGCCGGTACCAGGAGCCAGGTATTGACGCTGTGGCAGGTGGAAGACCGGACGACGGCGAAGCTGATGGAGCGGTTCTACCGGGGGTTGGTGGCGGGGCTGGGGCGCTCGGAGGCCCTCAGGCAGGCCCAACTGGCGGTGGCGGCTCAGCAGGGACGAGCCCACCCCTACTGGTGGGGTTCCTTCACAGCTTCGGGGGACTGGCGATCGGTGCGATTGTCTAAACTGGGAGGCTGA